Proteins encoded in a region of the Phycisphaerae bacterium genome:
- a CDS encoding prepilin-type N-terminal cleavage/methylation domain-containing protein: MARRPVIWLLLQRCRARKSPPLGFTLIEVLVVVAIIALLIAILLPSLKMARDQAQAAVCGSNMGQAVKGAILHLTETNMRKERWSTNYGWATYSMRANGGQSDLFVCPADANPRPTAAVLARVWAGSIDRGITSGDAIFNHVYNAGGGVWQTDVQDSVVGDEFGGDAFSFTDIDLLIGYNVSTAKQRFAAGYVAEKESADNFDVMSYKGEPLWKMAGGGSGNRTIPIMWMSHSANASSGLRNVRGIPALIVEGGKPGIFPQRLWKKTTPVSGTPESLPAALRFRHGGKNKDPLMSGKDFTKRGSSPPLDMKYEPATKMNVGFLDGHVQRMTDDQLMDKSKAGYPARGPVWYPGQRSDEGFFD; encoded by the coding sequence ATGGCCCGCCGACCAGTGATCTGGTTACTGCTGCAACGTTGTCGTGCTCGGAAGTCTCCGCCCCTCGGATTTACCCTTATAGAGGTACTGGTGGTCGTCGCGATCATCGCCCTCCTGATCGCGATCCTGCTCCCGTCCCTCAAGATGGCCCGGGACCAGGCCCAGGCGGCGGTGTGCGGCAGTAACATGGGTCAGGCGGTCAAGGGAGCGATCCTGCATCTGACCGAGACCAACATGCGTAAGGAGCGGTGGAGCACCAACTATGGTTGGGCCACCTACTCGATGAGGGCGAATGGCGGGCAGTCGGATCTGTTTGTCTGCCCGGCGGACGCCAATCCTCGACCGACCGCCGCGGTCCTCGCCCGCGTCTGGGCGGGTTCCATCGATCGCGGGATCACTTCCGGCGATGCCATCTTCAACCACGTCTACAACGCAGGCGGTGGCGTATGGCAGACAGATGTCCAGGACTCGGTGGTGGGAGATGAGTTCGGCGGCGACGCCTTCAGCTTTACGGACATTGACCTGCTTATCGGCTACAACGTGAGTACTGCAAAGCAGAGGTTCGCCGCCGGCTATGTGGCCGAGAAGGAATCGGCCGACAATTTTGACGTGATGAGCTACAAGGGCGAACCCCTGTGGAAGATGGCCGGGGGCGGCAGCGGAAACCGCACCATCCCGATCATGTGGATGAGCCATTCGGCCAATGCCAGTTCGGGCCTCAGGAACGTCCGGGGCATCCCGGCGCTGATCGTTGAAGGCGGCAAGCCGGGTATCTTCCCGCAGCGTCTGTGGAAGAAGACCACTCCCGTCAGTGGGACGCCGGAGAGTCTGCCGGCCGCACTCCGGTTCCGCCACGGGGGCAAGAACAAGGACCCGCTCATGTCCGGTAAGGACTTCACCAAACGCGGCTCATCGCCTCCTCTGGACATGAAGTACGAGCCCGCCACCAAGATGAACGTTGGTTTCCTGGACGGTCATGTCCAGCGAATGACCGACGATCAGCTGATGGACAAGTCGAAGGCCGGGTATCCCGCCAGGGGACCGGTTTGGTACCCCGGACAGAGGTCGGACGAGGGGTTCTTTGACTGA
- a CDS encoding type II secretion system protein — MGEPLVRSMRRPPRHPSGFRGLGFTLIEVLVVVAIIDLMIGYNATTAKQRFSDGYVAEKEAGWHFDVLSYKGELLWQNAVPGSGNRVVPILWMIKDANPLTAPIPNGQVWFGGRRGGEASFD; from the coding sequence ATGGGTGAGCCTCTCGTTCGATCCATGCGTCGACCTCCCCGCCACCCATCCGGCTTCAGGGGACTGGGCTTCACGCTAATCGAAGTCCTGGTCGTCGTGGCCATCATCGATCTGATGATCGGCTACAACGCCACCACCGCCAAGCAACGATTCAGCGACGGCTATGTAGCCGAGAAAGAAGCGGGCTGGCATTTCGATGTGCTCAGCTACAAGGGGGAGCTCCTGTGGCAGAACGCCGTGCCCGGTAGTGGCAACCGCGTTGTCCCCATCCTGTGGATGATCAAGGACGCCAACCCGCTCACGGCGCCTATTCCGAACGGACAGGTCTGGTTCGGCGGCCGGCGAGGCGGCGAAGCCTCGTTCGACTGA